The following is a genomic window from Mustela lutreola isolate mMusLut2 chromosome 5, mMusLut2.pri, whole genome shotgun sequence.
TAGCTTATATAGAGCTTTTGTCATTGTGAATGAGTATTCCCAATAAGAATTTCGAGATGCATTTAAAACTTTTGCACAAAAGTTTAACTCTTCTTGGTTGTCTTCTACTGTTTTCattgaatactttttaaattgagaCCAACGTCATATAAGaagattaaacattttaaaatacagttccGCTCTCTCCTCTGCTGCCACCTTTGGGCCACTTTCTGACTACTTAACTCAGAGGgtgaattttaaataaagctgatataacTTCATagtgaattttctctttttatagtaGGTTTTAGATAGAAGAAAGGTAGATAAAATAATTGACACTTGGCTAAagtgaaattttgaaatattaaatgtgaatttcatttattcagaTAAGTCCTAACCCTAAGTGCTAAACTGAGGAGCTGCTCTTATAGTCTTGGATATCATTAAGCGAGTATAAAGACAATAATGTCTTACATCTAGAAAGCCTTTTGTGGGCTGCATGTGGTTTCTATAATGGTTCACTTAATCctcttttatttaaaactctatgagggtgcctgggtgggtcagttggttaatgtccgactcttgattttggctcaggtcatgatttcaggatcgtgggatcaaaccccgggtcaggccctgtgctgttcgtggagcctgcttaagagtctctgtctccctccaacCCTCCCTCACTGTACgtgtgctcgctctttctttctcaaaaaaaattaaataaataaataaagtaaaaaaataataaaataaaacgctATGAGTTAGACAgggcaagtctttttttttttttaacatataatgtattatttgcttcaggggtacaggtctgtggatcatcaCTCTTACACAATTGACAGCACTCGCCGTAACATAtacctccccactgtccataatccaaccaccctatCCCGCCCCTGCCACACCCAGCAATGCTcaatttgtttcttgagattaagagtctcttatggtttgtctccctcctgatcccatcttgtttcattttttcccctccttgccCCCTGCAACCCCCTGCTCTGCCTCCAAAATTCCTCATAtcggagagatcatatgataattatctttctctgaatgacttatttcatttagcataataccctctagctccatccacatcattgcaaagggcaagatttcatttttgatggctgcatagtattccattgtatatatgtaccacgtcttctttatccattcatctgttgatgcacatctaggctctttccatagtttagcaattatggatattgctgctatgaatatttgggCCCATGTaccccttaggatcactacattcgtatctttagggtaaatacccagtagtgtgattgctaggttgtagggtagctctacttttaactttttgaggaacctccctgctgttttccagagtggctgcaccagcttgcattcccaccaaaagtgtaggaggattcccctttctccacatctgtgcgaacatttgttgttccctgacttgttaattgtaatcattctgactggtgtgaggtggtatctcactgtggttttgatttgtatttccctgatgctgagtgttgttgagcactttttcatgtagaCAGGGCAAGTCTTATCTCCATTTTGTccccagttttttaaagatttatttatttatttatttatttatttgacagatcacaagtaggcagagaggcaggcagagagaggaggaagcaggttccctgctaagcagagagcccgatgtggggctcgatcccaggaccctgagaccatgacttgagccaaaggcagaggctttaacccactgagccatcgagGCGCGCCTGTCCCCAGTTTTTTGactgtggtaaaatacacctAACAAAAGCATGCAGTTCAGGGGCAAACATTCATAATGTGCAATATCACCGCCATCTCCAGAAAACTCTGTGCCCGTCCTACAGTAACCCTCCATTCCCTCCCACCAGCCCCCAGAAACCACCACTCCACTGTCTCTCTGATGTCAGCAACTCCTAGTACCTCATCTAAATGGAATCAGACAGTctgtgtctttctgtgactggcttccttcacttcccATAATGTTCTCCAGGCTCATCCCGactgtagcatgtgtcagaacttccttcctttctaaagctgagtaatattccatcataggTCCGTTCCACATTTTGCTTgtccattcatctctcaatggATACTTGAACTGcttccacattttagctattgCAGACAGTGCTGCCATCAACACGGGAGTACACATATCTCTTAGAGAACCTGCTTTCGATTCTTCTGGGTCTATACCCAGAAATGTGATATCTGGATCGTATGGTatctctatttcttatttttttgaggaatgtctGTACTGTTTTCCGTAGGGGCTGCACCATTTCCCATTCCTGCCAGCAACGCACGCAGGTCCCTTTCCTCTCCATCCccgccaacacctgttatttccgTTTTGGGTCACAGCCACCCTTGCGGGTGATTCTCCACGtgattctgatttgcatttccctgatcaccCTCATTTCAAAGTTGAGAAAACCGAGGCTTAGGCAGAGTGACAAGACCGTGTAATTTCTAGCGGCCTTACCCCCAGAATCTCGGAAATTTCTTAAAGCAGAGCTTTCGTGTGTGATGTCTTAGGGCGCAGGAAACCTGAAAGCTGTCAACAGTGACTTGTGGTTGTCATTGTGTCAGGAACCTCTGGGGAAGCTGTCCATCATCGGCGATGAGCATGTCCCtgccagctgggagcctgctgctGCCCTGTCCCACCCAGATGCCAGCCGCTGCCCAGAGAACCTGCTCGAAGCTGCACCAGAGCAGGGTCAACAACCCAGGACAGGTAGGATTATTTCATTGCTTGTTAAGCTTCAAGATGGGAGAGCAGCCCTTACCCTAATAAAAATGTTACATGTGGAGAaatttgaggggggaaaaaaaaccctcttccaCAGATTAGTGATATTTACAAGCTGCCTGCATTTAACTTTACTAGATCATCATGCCTGAACTCATAGTTTTAATTCCACATCAGAGTGGTCCATTTCCAGCCACTTGACACTCCTTACTCTTTTGTGATGGGTGCCTTCATGAATGAGACATAAGATGACATAGAGGAGTTCCTGCCCTTCAGAATTTCAATACTCGGCTCACGTGAAATCAAATGCACtgagaaatattttttacttcctgCATCTGCAGAATATAATGTTTGAGCGGCATGCAGAGAGGTCAGTAAGATGCTTTTGGCCTGGGTGACTGGTGCTGGCCCCAGCCAGCCGTCCTGAGCACTAATGCGTCTGCCTCGGCACCTCTGTGACCGACTCTAGCTAGGAAACCGCACCCACGTCTGCCGTGGCCTTCCGCACCTGCAACATCGTTTGCAAAGGCTGCCAGGCCCTCTTCCCCTTCGTGTGCCGTAAGTGAGTCATTGTCCTTCCCATGATGAGATTGGGGAAGGCGGTGACATCGAGAACTGCTTCTGTGTCACGTAACCTCCGTCAAAAACGCTCTTCAGTTACACACTTTGCAATAAAGTCaaattgttaataaaaatttagggTTTGCTCAGCAAGTAGATCCGAAGCTAGAGAATAACCTTCACATCCCCTCCTTTTGTCTCGTTGTGACTGTTCCCCATGGCTGGCACCAGCAGAAGCAGGAAAGTCATTCTGAAGGGAATTCAAACGGTTGAGCAGAGGACAGGAGCCCAGAGATTCAAGTCTTGGCATGTCCCTCACCTTTCATGGGGGCCGGGGGAAGTTATATACAGTCTCCGCAGAGGTCTTGATGGGCCTACCTTGCTGTGGCCAGGTGCTGTCTACACAGAGGTCATGCAGTCAGGGTTTAGGAGTAGGCTATGGGACTGACTTCCCAGGTGACCCCTGGCTGTACACTCTGCGGTCCTGCACCCGTTGCTAAGCCAcgctgtgcctcagttccctacTGTTCCAAAGCAGAGGGAGACCAGACCCACCTCATGGTGTTGGGAGGAAAACTAAGTGCATGAGAAACTTGTAGCACAGTGTTAATAATTAGTCCTTCATTGTTGACACAGGGACTTCAGGAGGGGAAAGGCATATGCAATTAAGATGACTAGCGTGGGAGATGAGGAAGGAGTGTAACATTTGGGTAGACAGTCTTCTCAAAGCAGGTGCTTCCATTGTGACTGCATCACTATAACTCCTGGTTCCTAAGAAAATAGCAAATTTACTGTTTTCTCTTATGCCAGTTTCCCCTGATTATCCGATGCCATGGGCCAGAGGCACACAGATTAGCCTGAGGGTGTACAGAGCCTTGCAAGGAGGTACCCCCAGGACAGAGGCTCTCCGGGACCCACCTCCTGGAATAACCATGTCCTGCCGTCCCTGGCATCGGCACCTTTCCCTGCACCCGTCCCATCACATGCCCTTTTCTCCCTGctttcattccattttcttcatcttcctcctcatCACTGTGTGGCCACCTCTTCACCTGGGACCCCTGTCAGGTCCCACCCCTTTTGTCCCCGCTTCCCAGGTCATGTGGCCTCGCAGTTCTCCCGGGCCTCTGAACACACCCAAGACCCGGTTCAGGCGCAGGGCCAGCTTGCATCCTTCTGCAGCTCCCCTGTGTCTTCCCAAGtcagcctcctctctcctctcctgcactGAGCCGCAAGTCCCCACACCCTGAGGCCAAACCCACGGAGAGCAGCAACCCGGAGACCCCAGACCTCCGCGGAATGAACCACAAAGTGAAAGGATGAAAGAACCTGACTCCTGAGGCTTTTGCCATCAGAGCAGATGGTGTCAAGAGACCGAGTGAAGGATTTCTGATGTCCCCATCCTTGAAGATAACCaagggagaaaggggcagaaacaGAGCTTTATCCTGCCAGCCAGTCTGAGGGGCTTCAGAGCACCGCGCGCAGGGTAGAATTTGGTAGATGTGAGTGCTCTGTGATTTTAGAGGCAAGAACAGAACAACGGGAAGGCTACATTTAGGTTGTGGAAGgtctttctggggaaaaaaaaaaaaaaaaaaaagattaagttttccttttttttttttttaatagtttttctattttctcacattttcccctgtctccccccgaccccccaccTTTCCTTTATATTCTCACCCCAGGACTGGTGGGTCCCCCAGACCTCGTCCCTACCCCAGGGCAGAAGTGGGCAGCTCATCCTGACCCCAGCAAGACCTCCGTGGACACAGGGCAAGCCAGGCGGCCTGAGGACCCCAGAGAGCCAGTGGCACCCAGGGTTCCTGAGTCTGAGGACAGATGTCAAGTGGGACCCGGCCCGGAGCGCAGCTCATCCCCCAAGAAGACGGCAGCGGCTCGGCATGACTTCAGCAACCCTCCAGCAGCCCCAGAAGCCAGCTCGCCCAGGAAGGCAGCTGCCCTCGGGGGAGGACCTGAGGCAGAGCGAGCATCTCCAGCGGGCACCGCCCTGTCTCGAGACCTCACGTCCCCCGAGGAGAGACCCAGAGTTCCCGGCAACCACAGCAAGGCTCCACAGACAACAGCAGTCCTCGTGCCCGAAAGCTCCCGGGGCTCTGCTCTGCTCAAGGGAACAGACTCTGGGTCCGAGAGGGCCCCGCAGGCCAGCCCCACCCTGCCGTCTCCCGCGGACAAGGCTGGCGGGGGGTGTGGCAGTGTCTCGGGCCACTGCTGCCCCAGGGAACGCGGGGGCAGTCCGGTGACCGACATCGACAAACTCATCAAGGAGCTGGATACATCAGAACCAAGACTCCGGTCTCCTCACGGAGGGGACCAGCTGACTCCAGAGGGACATTCTCAGGGCCAGCCTCCAGCAGGAGCGGGAAGCGGAGGTTCCCGCCCTGCCGAGCCAGTCCTGGGCAGCCAGACCCCCACCCCGGGGAGGACCTGGGCAGCTGCTGGCCAGCCCCCTCACCCACACTGGGCCTCCCAGCCTTCCGTTTTGGATTCCATTAATCCCGACAAACATTTTACTGTGAACAAAAACTTCCTGAGCAACTACTCTAGAAATTTCAGCAGTTTTCATGAAGACAGCATGTCCCTGTCAGGGCTCGGCGACAGCACAGAGCCATCCCTCTCATCCATGTATGGTGACGCAGAGGACTCGTCTTCTGACCCGGAATCGCTCAGCGAAGCCCCACgagcttccagcggggacaactgGTCACCTCCTCGTTCTCGCCGCTCTTCTCACAAGGAAAACACTACCGAGTCTGAGGAGGAGCAAATCGAGATTTGTTCTCCAGATGGTTCCCCCCACGCCCCCTCAGCTACTgctcccgcccccgcccagccTGCACCCTGCCCGGTGCCAGCCAGAGTGCTGCGGCTGAAGCACAGCGCGCTCCGGCAGGTGGTGGGAAACCCGCGCGAGAGAGCGTCCTTTGTCCCTGGCACCTCCTGCCCTTCGATTCCGGACTCTTCCCAGCCGTTTTCTCTCTTGGATACAAGCTCTCGGGAGCATGAGCTTCATGCAGACCGAAGGCCGTCACAGGACCCCAGGCCCTCATGTGAAGAAGAAACCCTGCAAGACCCCCGCGCGGGCTCCGCTGTGGAGAGCGGCCGGCCCCCTAAGGCCCCCGGTCATTTCCACAGCCTTCCGGTCACTCTCCGCAGTCTGAACGTGGTCAACGGTCTAGAACATGACCTGCTCGGTGACAAAACCCCCCATAAAAAACAAGACACAAATGTCAGTGACGCTGAAAATCCATCCCCCTTCAGCACGGATGTCCCTAAGAATGGAGAATCCGTTTTGACGACTCTGCACATCTCCGAAAGTCAGGACGTGGATGACCCACTCCAGAAACCAAAAATGATCTCCCGGAGGCCCATCATGGCCtggtttaaagaaataaacaaaaataaccacGGCTCAGCCGCACAGGGCAAAACGGAAAAGGAGCAGCCCGTGGTGCCCGCCAGGAGTCCTGACTCCAAAAGTCAGGGGTCGAGTTCCTGCCACAAAAAGGGGGTTGCTGGGCTTCAGAGCCCCCCACAGCTGAAAGTGAGCCTGGAAAATAAAGACCCACCTAAAAAGGGTTCTGTGGAAACACCGTTAAACAACGGTCAGAAACCCAAGTCCGGCCCTAAGCTGAAGAGACTGAGCATCAAAAGCAAGAGCAAGGTCACTTCGGAGGCCCCTGTTGCTCCTGGGGCCAAGGCCAGTGGGATGGACCCCAGGAAACCCCTCATTTCGCCCCAGACCTCCGACAGAGCGCTTCCCAAGGGAGCAGCCCCCCGGTTCCACACCACCGAGCTGGAGGAGCCGGAGAAGAGCGCCACAGCAGCCCCCAGGCCCCCCCAGTGCGTGCTGGAGAGCAGGCCGCCTGCTGCCTCGGGGTCGCCGAAGCCCCCCGCGGCCGAAACAAGCGTCCCAGCCTCCGTTTCGCCCCACACCTCCCCCAGGACCCTTCCTGAGCAAGACGCATGCTGTAGATCGCAGGCGGCTTTCCACCCCGAGCCCGATGGCCCTTACGCAGCCGCCCCTGGGTCTCCGCGGTGCAGCCCGGAGAGCAGGGCACCCGCTGCGGCCTTGGGGAGCAGCGCGTCCCCAGCCGCCCGCGGGCAGGACGTCCCGCCTCCAGGGCCAAGCACGAGGCGCGGGTCCAGCCAGACGGATCCAGCGCCGCAGGCAGCCCAACCAGGGGTGACTTGCGACAGAGGAAGCAAAATAGTTGCTGGCGATCCCCTAGAGAGAACCAACCAGCTGAAAATAGTGGAAATCTCTTGTGAGAGAATGCCAAAGAATGGCTGCAGTGACAAGCCTGCTGAGAGTGACAGACTAGGAGGGTTCTGGGCCCAGAGCAACTGTCAGGACAAGAGTGAAATTAGACCCTGTCACCAGTACCTGGAGCCGTCCGCACATCAGCCACCATCGTTCCCATCTCGTGCCTCCCAGGTGGAGCCGGAAAGCCAGCGACCATTCGGCGTGGCAAAActggcctcttcctcctcctccccacaacTCCCTGCGAAAAAGGCCGATTCCTCCCAGGCGAAGGCAAGCCAGGTGTCAGGCTCCCTAGGGATGCCCAGGAATGGTGCAGCAGGGGGCCCCGCACCAGAGGACCATCCGTACTTCACACCAAGGCCAGCGACCAGGACCTACTCCATGCCCGCCCAGTTTTCAAGCCATTTTGGCCGGGAGGGGCATGGCCTGCCCAGCCCAGGTCGCTCGCATCGGGACAGCCAGATCCTTGCGACAAGTGGGGGCCTCCCTGAGGCCAAGGCATCCAGAGGCATTGTCCTTGGCCTGGCTAACGGACAGGGCATGTATAGCGTAAAGCCCCTTCTGGAGACATCGAGGAACCTTCCGACCACCAATGAAGGGGATGTCCTCTCAGTGCAAGAAAGGAGCTCTCTAGTCACAGACAAAATCAAAGTCACCAGAAGACATTACTACCCTGAGCAGAACTATGAATCTACCTCATTTTTCTCTGTGAAGCAGAGGATCAAGTCTTTTGAGAACCTGGCCAATTCGGACCGGCTGGTGGCCAAGTCTGGGGCGTCCCCCTTTTTGTCAGTAAGCTCTAAGCCTCCCATTGGGAGACGGTCATCTGGCAGCATTGTTTCGGGGGGCCTCAGCCACCCTGTTGACGTGACAGCAAGATCACTGAGACGCAGCCTGAGTTCCTGCAGCGAAAGCCAAAGTGAAGCCAGCACCCTCATCCCCCAAATGAGCAAGTCCCCGTCCAGCATGATGCTGACGGTCTCCCGGCAGAACCCAGCAGAGGCTGGGAACAAGGCCGCCGACCTGGACCCAAAGAAATCACGCGGTCCTTCTGGAATTCCCACCCACCCTGTGACTCCAGCCTCTCCCAGCAAGAGGAACAAGTCCTCCGTGCGCCACACCCAGCCGTCGCCCCTGTCCCGCTCCAAGCTCCAGGAGCTGCGTGCCCTGAGCATGCCAGACCTGGACAAGCTCTGCAGCGAGGATTTCCCGGCAGGGCCCACTGCCGGGCTCTTCAAAACCGAGCTGGAAATCGTCCCCAGGAGGTCGCTTGGCTCTCCCGCTGGAGGCCTCAGTGGATCCACCGCCCTTTCATGCCCCATGAAGCCAGGGGATGGGGCCTGTCCAGGAAGAAGCAGCCCTAAAGCCAGTGAGCCTGAGGGACCCAGTGCAGCCCATCATGTGGGTGAAACCACCTGGGATCTGCCTTCTGGAAAAGGCTGGTCGGTcaagtaagcatctgcctctccccttttGTTCAAATAAACGTTTTAAAAAGAATTACGAACTAGCTTTAGGTTTATAGGAAGTTGCAGAGAGAACGCAGAGAGCTCCTGTGAAGAACCCCTCACCCAGCGCCTCCCGATGTGAACATCTGACGTAATCATGGTTCAGTTGGCAAAAGGAGTTAACACTGGCAGAACACGATGAACTAAACTACAGACTTCATTCTGATATCACCAAACAAATTTCACTAAcatcctttttctcttccaggaTGCCACACTACGTTTAGCCCCTTTGTTTCTAATGTCAATACTAGAACACACAGTGCCTGCAGAGAAAGTCTTTGCCAGATTGTAGCCCAGGAGAGGAGCCTGGAAGGGACTTGGCACCTACCACACACCTCGGGGGAGAACCTGGGCCTTTGAAGGTGACCAGAGTTCAGCAGAAAATTtctaacatattttaaagaatattttttagtgTGTCAGAAATTTTCTTCTAAGCTCCAGGATTGGTTCCCTAACATTCTGGAGGGATCCCAGAAACCATAGTCCTTCCCCCGAGCTGTTGGCTGCGAATAAGTTCCTGTTAGAGCTCTCAGGATTCCCCCTTGGTTTGCACGACAAGTTGTTAGGACCGAAAGAGAGCATGATTTGGTAGAAAGGAGATCTTTTGAAATATGTCcttatgaaatggaaaaatcgctttttttctttaatgttcttcaaatatatttatattctttagtTTGGATCAGCTTCTCATCTCAGCGGGGGACCAGCAAAGAGTGCAGTCTGTTCTGTCATCAGTGGGGTCCCCATCGACCGTCCTCACTCTCATTCAGGAAGCGAAAGCACAATCAGAGGTGAGCGAAACCCGACAAGCGGGGGCGAGGGAGCGGCGGCCGCGCGCATGCGCACTCAGACTGGGCCCCCCGCGAGCCCCGAGAGCCCCGGGGACCCGCCGCAGGTCAGGTCGGTGCCGGGAGCTCTTCCACGGGGTCTGACTGCGGTCTCCCTCCGCGGCTCGCTCCTCGAGCTAGGTAGGCCTTGTGGAATCCCCGCGCAGCTGCTGGTGTGACTCCCCAGGACTGACGAGCTGCCTTCCTCACCCCCCGCGTCTGGAGTGTGTCCCCCGAGGCTCCTCAGAACGGAACTCGGGGCTTGGAGACGGGAGGGAAGGACCGCAAGCACGTCTCTGGACCTCAGCTCCTTGTCAAGGGAGCCACCTGCTGGGGACGCGGGTTAGCGCGTGTGGGGAGCCCGGCCTACCGGCCCGGCCGGCAGCCCGGGCGCTTCTGAAGCCTGGGGTTCGAGACACGGTGGTCCTGACAGATGAGGTCCTTCAACAAACCGAAGCCATGGGTTCATATCTAGAATATGTCGCTGAAGAACATTAATTTCTCAGGACGACCCATAGAGATTTGAGCCCTAATAAATAGTtgtttagaggggaaaaaaagtaactaTGAACAAATCTTCTCGACTGGTAATAGACCTGGTTCTCTGATAAGTCCTAGAACACTGTTCCAGAAATTCTCATATTACCCAGGAGGGCTGTGCTGTTGGCATCTACTGAGGAGTGAACCAGGATGGGGAGGAGACCGGTGGCCCTGAGCTTATCTATACTCCCGCTGGTCCTCCGCCCACTGGTTTGGGTCTGTGCAGTGAACCTCGAGACACCCAGCATTTTCACTTTCAGTAAAAGGGACTCGTCTGtcatctcccttcttccttcaacCTGTGACAATAAGCACGCGTCGCCCGCCTGCAAGTCTTGTTCTGGCATTTCCAATCCAGGTGGCACGGTGGGATCACGGTTCGCTGGGTCCCTTTTCCTCCAGACTAAATGACAGTGGTCGAGGAAATGGAGGAGAAAAGCAAAAGGTCTCAACCAGCTCACAAACGGGATGCCGTTTTCAGGGACCACAAACAAAAGGGGAGACTCTTTATGTGGACAGAATGCCAAGTGCcaccaggaggggtggggggcatcctCTGGggcctcccacctcccctttcACCCGGCTCTGGTTCCACACTTCGCAGGAGACCATACTGTGGTTTGCTGTGGAAGGGCAATCCGGCCTGGGTCAGAACACGGCTTTTCCCCCTTATAATCCTGCAGTCTTCACTTGCTTTCACGTGAGCAGAGATGTGCTCAGGCTACCAACCCCAGAAGTTTCCTGCTTGCTTTTGTACTGAGTGTGCTTTGTGGGGACGCTAAAAAATGGAACCGGGCACAGCAATTCCCGCGGCTTCCTAATGGGGGCGCTGTGAGAGATCAGAGGCAGAAAATCAGTTGGACCCCTCTGACCCCAGCACACCCAAACCTTGGGGAGCTCTCAGTGCGTGTAGCTTCCCTGATGCTGTGCTGAGCTACTTAGAGATGAGATTTGGCCTGATAGCTTATAGAACACTCATATCTTTAAACaggaatagaaaataaatctgaataaattaaaattttggtgTCATGTCCTGGAATGCAAGAGaattccattttcaaatattGTCTTTGCTCCCATAAAGGCATTTAAGTATCTGAGAAGTACTATTTTAGTATCAAGCATCACCTCCCAGAAGCTACACAGAAGTCATTGACCGGACCACATGCTCCCATTTTCACTGAGAAAGCCTGGTCTCATTCCCTCCACTGAACAGGGTCTGACTGCAGAAACGGCTGGACTTCGCCGTCAGTCTGCGCGATATTCTAGTGTCCACCTGTGGGGATTTGGGTTGAATGAACTTCTTTCAGGAGGTGTAAAATGCTTGGGGTTGCACTTTAGCACACACTAATAGGactgaactctttttcttttaaatactggGTTCCCTCCCTAGCACACTATGGAGATGGTTCTCTCTGTTCAGTGTTTTCACTCTTTCTCATCAAAGCAAGCCTGACgggttattattattagattattTTCTCTTGCTGGACTGGGAACACCTTGAACTGACAGATTGTGTATCACCTCGTGGGGAACCTAGAAATGCAGACCTTTAAGATGGTGCTTCATCAGATAGTGTGTGAGTGAAGGAAATCACCATTCAGAATAATTAGCCCAACTCAGTtatctgaagtattttatttctaagttttttttttttgttttttttttttgttttttttttttttttggtgcttgaAACATAGGACAGTCTTTTGCTACTTAACCCTAGGACACTACTAGGAATGTTCTAGTCTCAATAAGAGTTGCTAGTTTTAAGGTAGTTCATATGttttaacatattttgtattttatgataGTTCCTTACCTGCACCTGAAATCCAGTGAACTGAACATGGCAGGGCAAGGACATAAATCAGTGGCCTCAGTGTCTCTCATCCTGCCTCCTCTTGGCACTACTTCTCTCTGTTCTTGTTGACATGGGCTTGGCTTGACTGTAGACGTAAACAGCTGTGCGATAAAGAATCCCCTTCGTGATCAGATGACGTGCTCTGCTCAGATTTGGGAAGGCATACTCCGGTGCCTGGAAGAGCTCCTAAATTGTCCGCTGCTCTTGCACCATCCTAGTTCATGTCCACCCTGTGGGCCCGCAGCTACAGGGTGTTCCTCAAAACACCTTCCTGTCAGCACCACCCAGGAGGGGTGCAGGACACTTGAGATGAAGCTCCTCCCATTCCAGTGTTGTGCGAAAGCTCCCAAGTAACCACCGGGTTTGTGCTGAGCAGCTCGACGGCCCTGCACCAGGACTCACTCCATCAGAGCTTCCTAACCCTTG
Proteins encoded in this region:
- the PDZD2 gene encoding PDZ domain-containing protein 2 isoform X2, coding for MPITQDNAVLHLPLLYQWLQNSLREGGDGPEQRLCQAAIQKLQEYIQLNFAVDESAVPPDRSPPGMEICTVYLTKELGDAETVGLSFGNIPVFGDYGEKRRGGKKRKTHQGPVLDVGCIWVTELRKNSPAGKSGKVRLRDEILSLNGQLMVGVDVSGASYLAEQCWNGGFIYLIMLRRFKHKVHSPYNGSSSNSSEPGETPTLELGDQAVKKGKRARKFGVISRPSPQKTTEEPKSGPGCELDNDPISESDNGPDPELGNGHAFELENGPESLKELAGSHLDSSEADRGTEHSIPKTDASLPTSNDKHRFSKSGKTDFQSSDCLAREEVGRIWKMELLKESDGLGIQVSGGRGSKRSPHAIVVTQVKEGGAAHRDGRLSLGDELLVINGHLLVGLSHEEAVAILRAATGMVQLVVASKENSAEDILRLTSKSLPDLTSSVEDVSSWTDNEDQEPNGEEDEGPGSSSVRGAMPGTEESQDSGGPEESKGNLESPKQGSSKMKLKSRLSGGVHRLESVEEYNELMVRNGDPRIRMLEVSRDGRKHSLPQLLDSTGTSQEYHIVKKSTRSLSTTQVESPWRLIRPSVISIIGLYKEKGKGLGFSIAGGRDCIRGQMGIFVKTIFPNGSAAEDGRLKEGDEILDVNGIPIKGLTFQEAIHTFKQIRSGLFVLTVRTKLLSPSLTPCSTPTHMSRSSSPNFNTSSGSSAAGPEEGSSLSLGRKAPGPKDRIVMEVTLNKEPRVGLGIGACCLALDNSPPGIYIHSLAPGSVAKMESNLSRGDQILEVNSVNVRHAALSKVHTILSKCPPGPVRLVIGRHPNPKISEQEMDAVIARSTYQESKEASSSPGSGTPLKSPSLAKKDALTSEAEASPYFAHSIPGSLSDFVVAASEDEDPPGSGGSTSEDGGPPAKTSTHKEPGKPRANSLVTLGSQRSSGLFHKQVTVARQASLPGSPQHPRNPLLRQRRVGCYDTDDASDEEEFDGEGDCISLPGTLPGPSRPLTEVNSRHTLMTSSKVMGINSRGEQPQKTVVSKASSVPLLGSSLDLEESVPEGLGNTPSRAANLLASAEAHRGGPGCSGRKELSGSKSSPKLEYKADTGTQSLGNTDPPRSAQQKNDSLGSRHKPVARVSPHHKRPEADARPSTSETVHLTAGADVPCVRATSSKETRPGFHPGGTAEKEPLGKLSIIGDEHVPASWEPAAALSHPDASRCPENLLEAAPEQGQQPRTGLVGPPDLVPTPGQKWAAHPDPSKTSVDTGQARRPEDPREPVAPRVPESEDRCQVGPGPERSSSPKKTAAARHDFSNPPAAPEASSPRKAAALGGGPEAERASPAGTALSRDLTSPEERPRVPGNHSKAPQTTAVLVPESSRGSALLKGTDSGSERAPQASPTLPSPADKAGGGCGSVSGHCCPRERGGSPVTDIDKLIKELDTSEPRLRSPHGGDQLTPEGHSQGQPPAGAGSGGSRPAEPVLGSQTPTPGRTWAAAGQPPHPHWASQPSVLDSINPDKHFTVNKNFLSNYSRNFSSFHEDSMSLSGLGDSTEPSLSSMYGDAEDSSSDPESLSEAPRASSGDNWSPPRSRRSSHKENTTESEEEQIEICSPDGSPHAPSATAPAPAQPAPCPVPARVLRLKHSALRQVVGNPRERASFVPGTSCPSIPDSSQPFSLLDTSSREHELHADRRPSQDPRPSCEEETLQDPRAGSAVESGRPPKAPGHFHSLPVTLRSLNVVNGLEHDLLGDKTPHKKQDTNVSDAENPSPFSTDVPKNGESVLTTLHISESQDVDDPLQKPKMISRRPIMAWFKEINKNNHGSAAQGKTEKEQPVVPARSPDSKSQGSSSCHKKGVAGLQSPPQLKVSLENKDPPKKGSVETPLNNGQKPKSGPKLKRLSIKSKSKVTSEAPVAPGAKASGMDPRKPLISPQTSDRALPKGAAPRFHTTELEEPEKSATAAPRPPQCVLESRPPAASGSPKPPAAETSVPASVSPHTSPRTLPEQDACCRSQAAFHPEPDGPYAAAPGSPRCSPESRAPAAALGSSASPAARGQDVPPPGPSTRRGSSQTDPAPQAAQPGVTCDRGSKIVAGDPLERTNQLKIVEISCERMPKNGCSDKPAESDRLGGFWAQSNCQDKSEIRPCHQYLEPSAHQPPSFPSRASQVEPESQRPFGVAKLASSSSSPQLPAKKADSSQAKASQVSGSLGMPRNGAAGGPAPEDHPYFTPRPATRTYSMPAQFSSHFGREGHGLPSPGRSHRDSQILATSGGLPEAKASRGIVLGLANGQGMYSVKPLLETSRNLPTTNEGDVLSVQERSSLVTDKIKVTRRHYYPEQNYESTSFFSVKQRIKSFENLANSDRLVAKSGASPFLSVSSKPPIGRRSSGSIVSGGLSHPVDVTARSLRRSLSSCSESQSEASTLIPQMSKSPSSMMLTVSRQNPAEAGNKAADLDPKKSRGPSGIPTHPVTPASPSKRNKSSVRHTQPSPLSRSKLQELRALSMPDLDKLCSEDFPAGPTAGLFKTELEIVPRRSLGSPAGGLSGSTALSCPMKPGDGACPGRSSPKASEPEGPSAAHHVGETTWDLPSGKGWSVNLDQLLISAGDQQRVQSVLSSVGSPSTVLTLIQEAKAQSENKEDVCFIVLNKKEGSGLGFTVAGGTDVEPKSIVVHRVCSQGAASQEGTVNRGDFLLSVNGASLAGLAHGDVLKILHQAQLHRDVLVVIKKGNDQPRPSSRQEANGKGLLSRKTSALEPGLGGAAEQAGTIEAGDEILAINGKPLVGLMHFDAWTIMKSVPEGPVQLLIRKHRNSS